From the genome of Poecile atricapillus isolate bPoeAtr1 chromosome 23, bPoeAtr1.hap1, whole genome shotgun sequence, one region includes:
- the GNAI3 gene encoding guanine nucleotide-binding protein G(i) subunit alpha-3 codes for MGCTLSAEDKAAVERSKMIDRNLREDGEKAAKEVKLLLLGAGESGKSTIVKQMKIIHEDGYSEEECKQYKVVVYSNTIQSIIAIIRAMGRLKIDFGEVARADDARQLFVLAGSAEEGMMTAELAGVIKRLWRDPGVQACFSRSREYQLNDSASYYLNDLDRISQPTYIPTQQDVLRTRVKTTGIVETHFTFKDLYFKMFDVGGQRSERKKWIHCFEGVTAIIFCVALSDYDLVLAEDEEMNRMHESMKLFDSICNNKWFTDTSIILFLNKKDLFEEKIKKSPLTICYPEYTGSNTYEEAAAYIQCQFEDLNRRKDTKEIYTHFTCATDTKNVQFVFDAVTDVIIKNNLKECGLY; via the exons atggGGTGCACGCTGAGCGCCGAGGATAAGGCGGCGGTGGAGAGGAGTAAAATGATCGACCGCAACCTGCGGGAAGACGGCGAGAAGGCGGCCAAGGaggtgaagctgctgctgctcg gTGCTGGAGAGTCTGGGAAAAGCACCATTGTGAAGCAGATGAA GATTATCCATGAGGATGGCTACTCAGAGGAGGAATGCAAACAGTATAAAGTGGTTGTGTACAGCAACACCATTCAATCCATCATCGCCATCATCAGAGCCATGGGGAGGCTAAAGATAGACTTTGGGGAAGTTGCCAGAGCA GACGATGCCCGGCAGCTGTTCGTGCTGGCGGGGAGCGCAGAGGAGGGAATGATGACGGCTGAGCTGGCTGGAGTCATCAAACGGCTCTGGAGAGACCCTGGAGTGCAGGCCTGCTTCAGCAGATCCAGGGAATACCAGCTGAACGATTCTGCATCCTA TTACCTAAATGACTTGGATAGAATATCCCAGCCGACCTACATTCCGACTCAGCAGGATGTGCTGCGGACCAGAGTGAAAACTACAGGAATTGTGGAGACTCACTTCACCTTCAAGGACCTGTATTTCAA gaTGTTCGACGTGGGAGGGCAGCGCTCGGAGCGGAAGAAGTGGATCCACTGCTTCGAGGGAGTGACAGCCATCATTTTCTGTGTGGCCCTGAGTGACTACGACCTGGTGTTGGCTGAGGACGAGGAGATG AACCGGATGCATGAGAGTATGAAACTCTTTGACAGCATCTGTAACAACAAATGGTTCACAGACACCTCCATCATCCTCTTCCTGAACAAGAAAGACCTGTTTGAGGAGAAGATTAAGAAGAGCCCGCTAACAATCTGCTACCCAGAGTACACAG GCTCCAACACGTACGAGGAGGCAGCCGCCTACATCCAGTGCCAGTTTGAGGATCTGAACCGGAGGAAGGACACCAAGGAGATCTACACCCACTTCACCTGCGCCACCGACACCAAGAACGTCCAGTTCGTCTTCGACGCCGTCACCGACGTCATCATCAAAAACAACCTCAAGGAATGTGGGCTCTACTGA
- the GPR61 gene encoding G-protein coupled receptor 61: MLRGGSPGRMDPRGSAVFPLTGSLHAAIPGVPGARGPTGSLPRVPEWRGWFIRENLRATPPELPLSLPRGAPPPRGPPHALRIAFGRQMGKLRHEATGGAAPGGVPPSALHWGGKARFRAAANTPFRGSQLRGSGGRSRGTEARRAALGPSSRAVRSNPRRSGSSPEHPPPPRGHPPAPTPPPAGAGTRALSRLHADPQAPPPPSGPHPHPWSTKDVTLWRCPAAPYSPPGRRHRMEPFLPSPWGWNGSRGGSRPPNSTAEAKPKDVASKSVGLFFMVLLDLTAIVGNAAVMTVIAKTPALRKFVFVFHLCLVDFLAALTLMPLEMLSGSAVFESPGLGEAVCRVYLFLSVCLTSMCILSISTVNVERYYYVVHPLRYEVRMTAGLVAGVLAGVWLKAVATSLVPVLGWLSPDRPPAPGAHGCSLQWSRGPSCKVFVVFFAAFYFVLPLLIIIVVYCGMFKVARVAAMHHGPPPTWMETPRRRSASLSSRSTMVTTSGAPRTTPQRMFGGGKAAAVLLAVGGQFLFCWLPYFSFQLYTALSTRPLAGPAAETVVTWLGFCCFTSNPFFYGCLNRQIRGELGRLLTCFFKQPPEEDLRLPSREGSIEENFLQFLQSTGRPPEPPSSERDLPPVDFRIPGQIEEEAAEGMEWGGENGVFMPVAGSAKAGL; this comes from the exons ATGTTGAG AGGCGGGAGCCCGGGCAGGATGGATCCCCGTGGATCCGCCGTGTTCCCGCTCACCGGGAGCCTCCATGCCGctattcccggtgttcccggtgccCGGGGTCCCACCGGGAGCCTCCCGCGGGTCCCAGAATGGCGGGGCTGGTTCATCCGAG AGAACCTCCGCGCTACGCCCCCCGAGCtgcccctttcccttccccgAGGGGCTCCTCCCCCCCGGGGGCCGCCCCATGCCCTCCGCATCGCTTTTGGGAGGCaaatggggaaactgaggcacgaaGCGACAGGCGGGGCAGCACCCGGGGGCGTCCCACCCTCCGCTCTCCACTGGGGGGGCAAAGCCAGGTTTCGGGCGGCAGCGAACACCCCATTCCGGGGCTCGCAGCTCCGGGGCTCGGGGGGCCGTTCCCGGGGTACCGAGGCGAGGCGGGCGGCGCTAGGACCCAGCAGCCGGGCGGTGCGGAGCAACCCTCGCCGCAGTGGCTCCAGCCCCGAGCATCCCCCGccaccccggggacaccccccaGCCCCGACCCCTCCCCCGGCCGGAGCGGGGACCCGCGCCCTCAGCCGGCTCCATGCAGACCCCCAGG CTCCACCTCCCCCCAG CggcccccacccccacccctgGAGCACCAAGGATGTGACCCTCTGGCGATGCCCGGCTGCGCCGTACTCGCCGCCAGGCCGGCGGCACAGGATGGAGCCCTTCCTGCCCTCCCCGTGGGGCTGGAATGGCTCTAGAGGGGGGTCCCGGCCCCCCAACAGCACTGCCGAGGCCAAGCCCAAGGACGTGGCCTCCAAGTCTGTGGGGCTGTTCTTCATGGTGCTGCTGGACCTCACGGCCATCGTGGGCAACGCCGCCGTCATGACGGTCATCGCAAAGACGCCAGCGCTCCGCAAGTTCGTCTTCGTGTTCCACCTGTGCCTGGTGGATTTCCTGGCTGCCCTCACGCTGATGCCGCTGGAGATGCTGTCGGGCTCAGCCGTGTTcgagagcccagggctgggcgAGGCCGTGTGCCGCGTGTACCTGTTCCTCAGCGTGTGCCTCACCTCCATGTGCATCCTCTCCATCTCGACCGTCAACGTGGAGCGCTACTACTACGTGGTGCACCCTCTGCGCTACGAGGTGCGGATGACCGCGGGGCTGGTGGCCGGAGTGCTGGCTGGCGTGTGGCTCAAGGCTGTGGCCACCTCGCTGGTGCCCGTGCTGGGCTGGTTGTCCCCCGACCGCCCGCCAGCGCCCGGCGCTCACGGCTGCTCCTTGCAGTGGAGCCGTGGGCCATCCTGCAAGGTCTTTGTGGTCTTCTTCGCCGCCTTCTACTTCGTCCTGCCCCTCCTCATCATCATCGTGGTCTACTGCGGCATGTTCAAGGTGGCACGGGTGGCAGCCATGCACCACGGCCCGCCACCCACCTGGATGGAGACGCCGCGCCGGCGCTCGGCGTCGCTCAGCAGCCGCTCCACCATGGTCACCACCTCGGGGGCTCCTCGGACCACCCCGCAGAGGATGTTCGGCGGGGGCAAGGCGGCTGCCGTGCTGCTGGCCGTGGGTGGCCAGTTCCTCTTCTGCTGGTTGCCCTACTTCTCCTTCCAGCTGTACACAGCTCTGAGCACTCGGCCCTTGGCCGGGCCGGCGGCTGAGACTGTGGTCACCTGGCTGGGGTTCTGCTGCTTCACCTCCAACCCCTTCTTCTACGGCTGCCTCAACCGGCAGATCCGCGGGGAGCTCGGCCGGCTCCTCACCTGCTTCTTCAAGCAGCCCCCCGAGGAGGACCTGCGGCTGCCAAGCAGGGAGGGCTCCATCGAGGAGAACTTTCTACAGTTCCTCCAGAGCACTGGGCGCcctccagagccccccagcTCCGAGCGGGACCTGCCCCCTGTGGATTTCCGCATCCCGGGGCAGATTgaggaggaggcggcggagGGGATGGAGTGGGGTGGGGAGAACGGGGTGTTCATGCCCGTGGCGGGCTCTGCCAAAGCGGGGCTGTAG